The genomic interval GGTTGGCACCGACATCTGGTAGGGTGCCGGCGTCTTTCGCCGCATTGCCGGCCGCATCGCCGGCCCTCTTGCGGATTGTGCATCCGTTACCGCACGCACCGGAGTTTCCGCCGTCATGACCGTCCGCACCGTGGCACTCGCTTCCGATCACGCCGGCTATGAGCTGAAGGCTCAGATCGCCCGGCAGCTTGAGGGCGCCGGCTACACCGTCCTCGATCTCGGCACAGACGGACCGGCCTCGGTCGATTACCCGGACTTCGCCGCCGCCCTGGCGGCTGCGGTCACCGACGGGCGGGCGCAGCGCGGCGTGCTGGTTTGCGGCAGCGGCATCGGCATCAGCATCGCCGCCAACCGCCATCCCGGCGTCCGCGCCGCCCTGGTGCATGACGTGACCACCGCGAGGCTGTCGCGCGAGCATAACGACGCCAACGT from Azospirillum sp. TSH100 carries:
- the rpiB gene encoding ribose 5-phosphate isomerase B, whose protein sequence is MTVRTVALASDHAGYELKAQIARQLEGAGYTVLDLGTDGPASVDYPDFAAALAAAVTDGRAQRGVLVCGSGIGISIAANRHPGVRAALVHDVTTARLSREHNDANVIALGARVIGPEIAKDCVEMFLKTDFEGGERHSRRIAKMG